From the Candidatus Binatus sp. genome, one window contains:
- the argH gene encoding argininosuccinate lyase: MKKSRDRKPKRGSVAPAGSGKNLIRGRFARARLPEVEAFTASLPFDRRLFRHDILGSIAHARMLAKVGLLTPAELGAIISGLEQIRVEIESGSFKFDIADEDIHLAIERRLIAIAGAPGLKLHTARSRNDQVALDLRLFLRDEIAAVIELIEHLRRSLIAVAKRHVETIMPGYTHMQRAQPITLAHHLLAYIEMLSRDRERFEQTAARMSVMPLGAGALAATTLPLDRRMVARELGFKSVTANSLDAVADRDFAVDFLSASALTAVHLSRMCEEIILWTTAEFGFALLPDEFSTGSSMMPQKKNPDLLELIRGKTGRVIGDLVAMLTVLKGLPLAYNSDLQEDKERVFDALDTLKPALDLTAKFWPALIFEPARMKAAAGGFALATDLAEYLVSRGMAFREAHEIVGAIVREAIGAGKSLEDLSVADLRRHSTTFGDDASNLLRAENSVAARTIEGGPAPSTVRRRLKELERR, translated from the coding sequence GTGAAAAAATCGCGCGATCGCAAACCGAAGCGTGGTTCCGTCGCGCCCGCCGGCAGCGGCAAGAACCTGATTCGGGGGCGATTCGCGCGCGCGCGATTGCCGGAGGTCGAGGCCTTCACCGCGTCGCTGCCATTCGATCGCCGGCTCTTTCGCCACGACATACTGGGCTCGATCGCGCATGCGCGGATGCTCGCCAAAGTTGGATTGCTGACGCCTGCCGAGCTGGGCGCGATCATCAGCGGTCTCGAGCAGATTCGGGTCGAGATCGAGAGTGGCAGCTTCAAGTTTGATATCGCCGACGAAGACATTCATCTCGCGATCGAGCGCCGACTGATCGCGATCGCAGGAGCGCCGGGACTCAAGTTGCATACGGCGCGCTCGCGCAACGATCAGGTCGCACTGGATTTGCGGCTTTTTCTGCGCGACGAAATCGCCGCCGTGATCGAACTGATCGAACATTTGCGCCGTTCTCTAATCGCGGTCGCGAAGCGGCACGTCGAGACGATCATGCCGGGCTACACGCATATGCAGCGCGCGCAGCCGATCACGCTCGCGCACCATTTGCTCGCGTACATCGAAATGCTCTCGCGCGATCGCGAACGATTCGAGCAAACCGCGGCGCGCATGTCCGTGATGCCGCTCGGCGCGGGCGCTCTCGCCGCGACGACGCTGCCGCTCGATCGCCGGATGGTTGCGCGCGAACTGGGATTCAAGTCGGTCACCGCGAACAGCCTCGACGCGGTAGCGGATCGCGATTTCGCCGTGGATTTTCTTTCGGCGTCGGCGCTGACGGCGGTTCATCTATCGCGAATGTGCGAGGAGATCATTCTCTGGACGACCGCCGAATTTGGCTTCGCGCTTCTGCCCGATGAATTTTCGACCGGCAGCTCGATGATGCCGCAGAAGAAAAATCCCGATCTGCTCGAATTGATTCGCGGCAAGACCGGCCGCGTCATCGGCGACCTGGTTGCGATGCTGACGGTGCTGAAAGGCTTGCCACTCGCCTACAATTCCGATTTGCAAGAAGACAAGGAACGCGTGTTCGACGCGCTCGATACGCTGAAGCCCGCGCTCGACCTGACGGCGAAATTCTGGCCGGCGCTCATTTTCGAGCCCGCGCGGATGAAGGCGGCGGCGGGCGGCTTCGCGCTCGCGACCGATTTGGCTGAATATCTCGTGAGCCGCGGGATGGCGTTTCGCGAGGCGCACGAGATCGTCGGCGCGATCGTGCGCGAGGCAATCGGCGCAGGGAAATCGCTCGAGGATTTGAGCGTGGCAGATCTCCGCCGTCATTCAACTACTTTCGGCGACGACGCGAGCAATCTGCTGCGCGCGGAAAATTCCGTCGCGGCGCGTACAATCGAAGGCGGACCAGCCCCTTCGACCGTGAGGCGGCGTCTCAAGGAACTCGAACGGCGATGA